The Mycolicibacterium lutetiense genome window below encodes:
- a CDS encoding polyprenol monophosphomannose synthase: MTVPGEGAQRPGEASPRRDGERPSQRTLVIIPTYNERENLPLIVGRVHQATPEVHILVVDDGSPDGTGQLADELALADPDRVHVMHRTSKAGLGAAYLAGFAWGLGRGYSVLVEMDADGSHAPEELSRLLDAVDAGADLAIGSRYVTGGTVRNWPVRRLVLSKTANTYSRLLLGVGIHDITAGYRAYRREVLEKIDLSAVDSKGYCFQIDLTWRAINNGFTVVEVPITFTERELGVSKMSGSNIREAMFKVAEWGIRGRLDRARGVVRS, translated from the coding sequence ATGACAGTCCCTGGTGAGGGAGCGCAGCGGCCGGGGGAAGCCAGCCCTCGCCGGGACGGTGAACGCCCGAGTCAGCGCACTCTGGTGATCATTCCCACCTACAACGAGCGGGAGAATCTGCCGCTGATCGTCGGGCGTGTGCACCAGGCCACCCCCGAGGTGCACATCCTGGTGGTCGACGACGGCAGCCCCGACGGCACCGGCCAGCTGGCCGACGAGCTGGCGCTGGCCGACCCGGATCGCGTCCACGTGATGCACCGGACCAGCAAAGCGGGCCTGGGTGCTGCGTACCTGGCCGGTTTCGCCTGGGGGCTGGGCCGCGGATATTCGGTCCTGGTCGAGATGGACGCCGACGGCAGCCACGCGCCGGAGGAATTGAGCCGGCTGCTGGACGCCGTCGACGCCGGGGCTGATCTGGCCATCGGTTCGCGATATGTCACCGGCGGTACGGTGCGCAACTGGCCGGTCCGCCGGTTGGTGCTGTCGAAGACCGCCAATACCTATTCCCGGTTGCTGCTGGGCGTCGGTATCCATGACATCACCGCCGGGTACCGCGCGTACCGGCGCGAGGTGCTGGAGAAGATCGACCTGTCGGCGGTGGACTCCAAGGGCTACTGCTTCCAGATCGACCTGACCTGGCGTGCGATCAACAACGGGTTCACGGTCGTCGAGGTACCCATCACGTTCACCGAACGTGAACTCGGGGTCTCCAAGATGAGCGGTTCCAACATCCGCGAGGCGATGTTCAAGGTCGCGGAGTGGGGTATCCGCGGGCGCCTGGACCGCGCCAGGGGTGTCGTGCGTAGTTAG
- a CDS encoding RNA polymerase-binding protein RbpA, translated as MADRVLRGSRLGAVSYETDRNHDLAPRQVARYRTDNGEEFDVPFADDAEIPGTWPCKNGLEGTLIDGEAPEPKKVKPPRTHWDMLLERRSVEELEELLKERLDLIKTKRRGS; from the coding sequence ATGGCTGATCGCGTCCTGAGAGGCAGTCGCCTCGGAGCCGTGAGCTACGAGACCGACCGCAACCATGACCTGGCGCCGCGTCAGGTCGCGCGCTACCGCACCGACAACGGCGAAGAGTTCGACGTTCCGTTCGCCGACGACGCTGAGATTCCCGGCACCTGGCCCTGCAAGAACGGCCTCGAGGGCACCCTGATCGACGGCGAAGCGCCGGAGCCCAAGAAGGTCAAGCCGCCGCGTACCCACTGGGACATGCTGCTGGAACGTCGCTCCGTCGAAGAACTCGAAGAGCTGCTCAAAGAGCGCCTCGACCTGATCAAGACCAAGCGTCGCGGCAGCTGA
- a CDS encoding carboxylesterase/lipase family protein — MHERTVRAKISTGIVEGFTRDGVHRWRSIPYAKPPVGPLRLRAPEPAEPWPGVRYCHGFGYCAPQQRRYTLVGVGKHQPMSEDCLTLNVVAPEEPNSEGPLPVMFFVHGGGYIMGSSATPVYDGAALARRGCVFVSVNYRLGMLGCVELSSLSTPEHPIDDNLFLRDLVLALRWVRDNAAVFGGDPDNVTIFGESAGAHAVATLLAVPEAEGLFARVISESPASGMVSSADAAAGIADQLAELVSPGGGSAAAALMAARPADLGRALEGLIMRGQTDMPGAFPVGPTFGTEYLPTDPVTAMAEGSAHRLPLIVGNNADEGRLFTRFLPLLPTNEPMIEKLFARSDPEERRRIVAAYPDYPSSAACVRLGGDFAFASATWQIAEAHSRHAPTYVYRYDYAPRTLHWAGLGATHAMELLAVFDSYHTTYGALLTAVGDRTSARKVSREVQRRWREFSRTGDPGPGWPAYDTDVRAVFVFDRRPRVEYDPRAVRRRAWEGFTLAER, encoded by the coding sequence ATGCACGAGCGGACTGTCCGGGCAAAGATCAGTACTGGCATCGTCGAGGGGTTCACGCGCGACGGCGTACACCGTTGGCGTTCCATCCCTTACGCGAAACCGCCGGTCGGACCACTGCGTCTGCGGGCACCCGAGCCGGCCGAGCCGTGGCCGGGCGTTCGCTACTGCCACGGGTTCGGTTACTGCGCACCCCAGCAACGTCGTTACACGCTCGTCGGTGTGGGCAAGCACCAGCCGATGAGCGAGGACTGCCTGACCCTCAACGTGGTGGCGCCGGAAGAACCGAACTCCGAAGGTCCACTGCCGGTGATGTTCTTCGTGCACGGCGGTGGCTACATCATGGGCAGCTCGGCCACGCCGGTCTATGACGGTGCCGCGCTGGCCCGCCGCGGGTGTGTGTTCGTCTCGGTCAACTACCGGCTCGGCATGCTCGGGTGCGTCGAGCTCTCGTCGCTGTCGACGCCGGAACATCCGATCGACGACAACCTGTTCCTGCGGGATCTGGTGTTGGCTTTGCGCTGGGTACGCGACAACGCCGCGGTGTTCGGTGGGGATCCCGACAATGTGACGATTTTCGGGGAGAGCGCCGGTGCGCACGCGGTCGCGACCCTGCTCGCGGTGCCCGAGGCCGAAGGGCTGTTCGCCCGGGTGATCTCCGAGAGCCCGGCCAGTGGGATGGTCAGTTCCGCGGATGCGGCCGCCGGGATCGCGGATCAGCTCGCCGAATTGGTCAGTCCCGGTGGGGGATCGGCAGCCGCTGCGCTGATGGCCGCCCGCCCCGCCGACCTCGGTCGGGCGCTGGAAGGGCTGATCATGCGCGGTCAGACGGACATGCCGGGCGCCTTTCCGGTCGGTCCGACGTTCGGTACCGAGTACCTGCCCACCGATCCGGTGACGGCGATGGCCGAAGGCAGCGCACACCGGCTTCCGTTGATCGTCGGCAACAACGCCGATGAGGGGCGCCTGTTCACCCGCTTCCTGCCGCTGCTGCCGACCAATGAGCCGATGATCGAAAAACTGTTCGCCCGTAGCGATCCCGAGGAACGCCGGCGGATCGTTGCGGCCTACCCGGACTATCCGAGCAGTGCGGCCTGTGTGCGCCTCGGTGGCGACTTCGCGTTCGCCTCGGCCACCTGGCAGATCGCCGAGGCGCACAGCCGGCACGCGCCCACCTACGTGTACCGCTACGACTACGCGCCGCGCACCTTGCACTGGGCGGGGCTGGGGGCGACCCACGCGATGGAGTTGCTGGCGGTGTTCGACTCGTACCACACGACGTACGGCGCACTGCTGACCGCCGTGGGCGACCGGACCTCGGCCCGGAAGGTCAGTCGTGAGGTGCAGCGGCGGTGGCGTGAGTTCAGCCGGACCGGTGACCCGGGGCCCGGCTGGCCCGCCTACGACACCGATGTGCGGGCGGTATTCGTATTCGACCGCAGGCCACGCGTCGAATACGACCCCCGGGCGGTGCGGCGGCGGGCCTGGGAAGGGTTCACCCTCGCCGAGCGCTGA
- a CDS encoding primary-amine oxidase, which translates to MDYPLDPLSADEFRAVAAILRREHGVGEGWRVASVELLEPSKAELAAFDGGGAMPARRAVVICLDRAANATYKGVVSLTDDRVETFDHVPGVQANFTVDEFVECDEVLRRHPDVIAALARRGITDLDNVFMDTWTYGDAVAPAEYRDRRIGWSDTWYKQAPGANPYAHPVSGLHCVIDINTMEVLCVENNDSDGSSSGMPDVMGEYVPHHIPERIRSASRREPLKPLNVTQPDGPSFTLDGNLLQWQNWSLRVGFNHREGMTLHTVRYRDGEVNRSVAHRMSFAEMVVPYRDSSVDHYRRTAFDIGEWGLGFMTTSLELGCDCLGEIRYLDAVLHNSAGEPYTITNAICIHEEDNAVLWKHVDHDAGAEVRRMRRLTLSFHVTVANYEYLVYWRLYQDGNIECEVRATGIMVTTPFPAGPTPKNGTLVDERTYAPFHQHFLIARLDLDVDGTDNTVYMTESYAEPINPDNPYGLSLVVRNQALRTEQEGKQDVNFATQRAWKVVNTNVVNGLGTHPSYKLVPTGAIPAMFDPSSPVVQRANVITHTLWVTPNQPDERWPAGEFVNQSVADTGLGEWTKADRSIDNTDVVLWYVFGIHHITRPEDWPVMPVDVVSFWLKPFGYFDRNPALDVAATPPDSCAHGHAKAAHH; encoded by the coding sequence GTGGACTACCCCCTGGATCCGCTGTCCGCCGACGAGTTTCGCGCGGTGGCAGCGATATTGCGGCGTGAGCACGGGGTCGGGGAGGGCTGGCGGGTTGCCTCGGTGGAACTCCTGGAGCCGTCTAAGGCCGAACTGGCCGCCTTCGACGGTGGCGGCGCGATGCCGGCCCGCCGGGCGGTCGTCATCTGTCTGGATCGAGCGGCCAACGCCACCTACAAGGGCGTGGTGTCACTGACCGATGACCGGGTCGAGACCTTCGACCACGTTCCCGGCGTCCAGGCCAACTTCACCGTCGACGAATTCGTCGAATGCGACGAGGTGCTGCGCCGGCATCCTGACGTGATCGCCGCGCTGGCCAGACGTGGCATCACCGACCTGGACAACGTGTTCATGGACACCTGGACCTACGGGGACGCCGTCGCGCCAGCCGAATACCGTGACCGTCGGATCGGCTGGTCGGACACCTGGTACAAGCAGGCCCCCGGTGCCAATCCGTACGCCCACCCGGTCAGCGGTCTGCACTGCGTGATCGACATCAACACCATGGAGGTGCTGTGCGTCGAAAACAACGACAGCGACGGCTCGTCTTCCGGGATGCCGGATGTGATGGGCGAATACGTACCGCACCACATCCCCGAACGGATCCGGTCGGCCTCCCGCCGGGAGCCGCTCAAGCCGCTGAACGTCACCCAGCCCGACGGTCCGTCGTTCACCTTGGACGGCAACCTCCTGCAGTGGCAGAACTGGTCGTTGCGGGTCGGGTTCAACCACCGCGAGGGGATGACCCTGCACACCGTGCGGTACCGCGATGGCGAGGTGAATCGTTCGGTGGCCCACCGGATGTCGTTCGCCGAGATGGTGGTGCCCTATCGGGATTCCTCGGTCGATCACTACCGGCGGACCGCGTTCGACATCGGCGAGTGGGGTCTGGGCTTCATGACCACCTCGCTGGAGCTGGGCTGCGACTGCCTCGGTGAGATCCGTTATCTGGACGCGGTGCTGCACAACAGCGCCGGTGAGCCATACACCATCACCAACGCGATCTGCATCCACGAGGAGGACAACGCCGTGCTGTGGAAGCACGTCGACCACGATGCGGGGGCCGAGGTGCGCCGGATGCGCAGGCTCACACTGTCATTCCACGTCACCGTCGCCAACTACGAGTATCTGGTGTACTGGCGGCTCTACCAGGACGGCAACATCGAGTGCGAGGTCCGCGCCACCGGGATCATGGTCACCACCCCGTTCCCGGCCGGGCCGACGCCGAAGAACGGCACGCTCGTCGACGAGCGCACGTATGCGCCGTTCCATCAGCACTTCCTGATCGCCCGGTTGGACCTGGACGTCGACGGCACCGACAACACGGTCTACATGACCGAGTCGTACGCCGAACCGATCAATCCGGACAATCCTTACGGGCTGTCGCTGGTGGTGCGCAATCAGGCGTTGCGCACCGAGCAGGAGGGTAAACAGGACGTCAACTTCGCCACCCAGCGGGCCTGGAAGGTGGTCAACACCAACGTCGTCAACGGCCTGGGGACACACCCGTCCTACAAGCTGGTGCCCACTGGGGCGATCCCGGCCATGTTCGACCCGTCCTCGCCGGTGGTGCAACGCGCCAACGTCATCACCCACACGCTGTGGGTGACCCCGAACCAGCCGGACGAACGCTGGCCGGCGGGGGAGTTCGTCAACCAGTCGGTGGCCGATACCGGGTTGGGCGAGTGGACGAAGGCCGACCGGTCGATCGACAACACCGACGTGGTGCTCTGGTACGTGTTCGGCATCCACCACATCACCCGTCCGGAGGACTGGCCGGTGATGCCGGTGGACGTGGTGTCGTTCTGGCTCAAGCCTTTCGGGTACTTCGACCGCAACCCGGCGCTGGACGTGGCGGCCACCCCGCCGGATTCCTGCGCGCACGGTCATGCCAAAGCGGCGCACCACTAG
- a CDS encoding DUF7064 domain-containing protein, whose amino-acid sequence MQPTQTTVLDRPEDLTCDWLTAALGTGPVSGFSFERIGTGQMSECYRVVLEYAAGTTGPASVVLKVAATDPSSRQTGLALGLYEREVRFYTDIAPALAPGPVAPCYHAAIDVQTGAFDLLLGDAVPAVVGDEIRGATAEQAAVALTELGRMHGSKPGAEALNQAEWLNREAPVNQALIVGLYAAFVDRYAALITPEQRHVCDRLVESFDAYLADEGAPERLQGLVHGDYRLDNMLFGDAGAERALTVVDWQTVTKGPAFSDVAYFIGCALPVEQRRTHYDELLTAYHRALGTDSVLTLDQVRDGVRRQSFFGVMMAIISSMLVERTERGDQMFMTMLDRHCSHVLDTGALEILAPPTVPEPLVPAPEDDGRHEPTDELLWNESWYFDFVDAEGGFGGWVRLGLIPNQDTAWINVLFCGPDMPTIALTDFHAEMPVDLSEIRGDGVELGLWPGEPMQSYRVTASGSGHAHDDPAALLRDESGRPVAVTMDLTWTTVGTPYQYRITPRYEIPCTVTGTVTVGEQQYRVESVAGQRDHSWGVRDWWSMNWVWSAMHLDDGTHLHEVDLAIPGMPPIGIGYAQRAGEPLVELQSITTRHSLGEDDLPVETTMSLQPGDIELTVDIKGHAPVLLKAADGRVSQFPRAWATVRTADGRTGVGWLEWNRNLG is encoded by the coding sequence GTGCAACCGACTCAGACCACTGTCCTGGACCGCCCCGAAGACCTGACCTGCGACTGGCTGACTGCCGCCCTCGGCACCGGTCCGGTCAGCGGATTTAGTTTCGAGCGGATCGGTACCGGGCAGATGAGCGAGTGCTACCGGGTCGTCTTGGAGTACGCGGCCGGCACGACGGGGCCGGCGTCGGTGGTGCTGAAGGTGGCCGCCACCGACCCCAGCAGCCGCCAGACCGGTCTGGCTCTCGGGCTCTACGAGCGTGAGGTGCGGTTCTACACCGATATCGCGCCTGCCCTGGCCCCCGGGCCGGTGGCGCCGTGCTACCACGCCGCGATCGACGTGCAGACCGGCGCCTTCGACCTGTTGCTCGGCGATGCCGTGCCCGCCGTGGTGGGGGACGAGATCCGCGGCGCGACAGCCGAACAGGCCGCCGTGGCGCTCACCGAACTGGGCCGCATGCACGGGTCGAAACCCGGAGCCGAGGCGCTGAACCAGGCGGAATGGCTCAACCGTGAGGCGCCGGTCAACCAGGCCCTGATCGTCGGCCTGTACGCGGCGTTCGTCGACCGCTACGCGGCCCTGATCACGCCGGAGCAGCGCCATGTGTGTGACCGGCTCGTCGAGAGTTTCGACGCCTACCTGGCCGACGAGGGCGCGCCTGAGCGACTCCAGGGTCTGGTCCACGGTGACTACCGGCTCGACAACATGCTGTTCGGCGATGCAGGGGCCGAGCGGGCCCTGACCGTGGTCGACTGGCAGACCGTCACGAAGGGTCCGGCGTTCTCCGACGTCGCCTACTTCATCGGCTGCGCCCTACCTGTCGAGCAGCGCCGCACGCACTACGACGAGCTGTTGACGGCGTATCACCGGGCGCTCGGCACGGACTCGGTGCTGACGCTCGATCAGGTTCGCGACGGTGTGCGCAGGCAGAGCTTCTTCGGGGTGATGATGGCGATCATCTCCTCGATGCTGGTGGAACGTACCGAACGCGGTGACCAGATGTTCATGACGATGCTCGACCGGCACTGCAGTCACGTGCTCGATACCGGGGCGCTGGAAATCCTTGCGCCGCCGACAGTTCCGGAGCCTTTGGTGCCCGCGCCCGAGGATGACGGCAGGCATGAGCCCACCGACGAGTTGCTGTGGAACGAGAGCTGGTACTTCGATTTCGTCGACGCCGAGGGTGGTTTCGGCGGCTGGGTGCGGTTGGGCCTGATTCCCAACCAGGACACCGCCTGGATCAACGTGTTGTTCTGCGGCCCGGATATGCCGACCATCGCGCTGACCGACTTCCATGCCGAAATGCCCGTTGACCTTTCCGAAATACGGGGCGACGGCGTCGAACTCGGGCTGTGGCCGGGTGAACCGATGCAGTCCTACCGGGTCACCGCGTCGGGTAGCGGTCACGCCCATGACGATCCGGCGGCCCTGCTACGTGACGAATCCGGCAGGCCGGTGGCGGTGACCATGGATCTGACCTGGACCACGGTCGGTACGCCGTACCAGTACCGGATCACCCCACGGTATGAGATTCCGTGCACCGTGACGGGAACCGTCACGGTGGGTGAGCAGCAGTACCGCGTCGAGTCGGTGGCAGGCCAGCGCGATCACTCGTGGGGTGTGCGGGACTGGTGGTCGATGAACTGGGTCTGGAGCGCAATGCATCTCGACGACGGCACTCATCTGCACGAGGTGGATCTCGCGATCCCCGGCATGCCGCCGATCGGCATCGGCTACGCGCAACGGGCGGGTGAGCCGCTCGTCGAATTGCAGTCCATCACCACCCGGCACAGTCTGGGCGAGGACGATCTGCCGGTCGAGACCACGATGTCGCTGCAGCCCGGCGATATCGAGTTGACCGTCGACATCAAGGGCCACGCACCGGTGCTGCTGAAGGCGGCCGACGGCCGGGTCAGTCAGTTCCCCCGAGCCTGGGCCACGGTTCGCACCGCCGACGGGCGCACCGGTGTCGGCTGGCTGGAATGGAACCGCAACCTGGGGTAG
- a CDS encoding DUF167 domain-containing protein, which produces MSETVVVRVKPGSRKGPLVEVGDDGALTIYVQERAVDGKANDAVTKLLAAHLRVPRSRLELVSGATARLKRFRIT; this is translated from the coding sequence GTGAGCGAAACCGTCGTCGTCCGCGTCAAGCCCGGCAGCCGCAAAGGCCCGCTGGTCGAGGTCGGCGACGACGGTGCGCTCACCATCTATGTGCAGGAACGCGCCGTCGACGGCAAGGCCAACGACGCGGTCACCAAATTGCTTGCCGCCCATCTGCGTGTGCCGCGCAGCCGCCTGGAGTTGGTCTCCGGCGCGACTGCGCGGCTCAAGCGTTTCCGCATCACGTGA
- a CDS encoding lipid-transfer protein, translated as MSTPEPLYILGAGMHPWGKWGRDFTEYGVVAARAALAEAGLNAQQIQFIAGADTIRNGYPGFIAGSTFAQKLGWNGVPVSSSYAACASGSQALQSARAQILAGFCDVALVIGADTTPKGAFAPVGGERKNDPDWQRFHLLGAMNPVYFALLARRRMDLYGATAEDFAQVKVKNSRHGLQNPNARYHKEASVEDVLASPVVSDPLRQLDICATSDGAAALIVASKSFAEKHLGSLEGVPSVRAISTVTPRYPQHLPELPDIATDSTAVVPAPERVFKDQILDAAYAEAGIGPEDVSLAEVYDLSTALELDWYEHLGLCAKGEGEQLLRSGATTIGGRVPVNASGGLASFGEAIPAQAIAQVCELTWQLKGQAIGRQVEGAKVGVTANQGLFGHGSSVIVAR; from the coding sequence ATGAGCACTCCCGAACCGCTGTACATCCTCGGCGCGGGCATGCACCCGTGGGGCAAGTGGGGACGCGACTTCACCGAGTACGGCGTTGTCGCCGCGCGCGCGGCCCTGGCCGAAGCCGGCCTGAACGCGCAGCAGATCCAGTTCATCGCCGGCGCCGACACCATCCGCAACGGCTACCCGGGCTTCATCGCCGGGTCGACCTTCGCCCAGAAACTGGGCTGGAACGGTGTGCCGGTCTCGTCGAGCTACGCGGCGTGCGCGTCGGGCTCGCAGGCACTGCAGAGCGCCCGCGCCCAGATCCTGGCCGGGTTCTGCGATGTCGCGCTGGTGATCGGTGCCGACACCACACCCAAGGGCGCCTTCGCGCCCGTCGGCGGCGAGCGCAAGAACGATCCGGACTGGCAGCGATTCCACCTGCTCGGCGCGATGAACCCGGTGTACTTCGCACTGCTGGCCCGCCGCCGGATGGACCTCTACGGTGCCACCGCCGAGGACTTCGCCCAGGTGAAGGTGAAGAACTCGCGCCACGGCCTGCAGAACCCGAATGCCCGCTACCACAAGGAAGCCTCGGTCGAGGATGTGCTGGCCAGCCCGGTGGTGTCCGACCCGCTGCGCCAGCTCGACATCTGCGCCACCTCCGACGGTGCGGCCGCGCTGATCGTGGCTTCGAAGTCGTTTGCGGAGAAGCACCTGGGCTCGCTGGAGGGTGTGCCGTCGGTGCGTGCGATCTCCACCGTAACGCCGCGCTACCCGCAGCACCTGCCCGAATTGCCGGACATCGCAACGGATTCCACCGCCGTGGTGCCCGCACCGGAGCGCGTGTTCAAGGATCAGATCCTCGACGCGGCGTACGCCGAGGCCGGCATCGGCCCCGAGGACGTCAGCCTGGCCGAGGTCTACGACCTCTCCACCGCACTCGAGCTGGACTGGTACGAGCACCTGGGCCTGTGCGCCAAGGGTGAGGGTGAGCAGTTGCTGCGTTCCGGCGCCACGACCATCGGTGGCCGCGTCCCGGTCAACGCTTCCGGCGGGCTCGCCAGCTTCGGTGAGGCCATCCCGGCGCAGGCCATCGCGCAGGTGTGCGAGCTCACCTGGCAGCTCAAGGGTCAGGCCATCGGCCGGCAGGTCGAGGGCGCCAAGGTCGGCGTGACCGCCAACCAGGGCCTGTTCGGCCACGGCTCCTCGGTGATCGTCGCGCGGTAG
- a CDS encoding Zn-ribbon domain-containing OB-fold protein, translated as MPAASSQPAIDGWFATDDAGATHLIGGKCTQCATYVFPPRENNCPNPACDSDTLDLVPLSRRGKVWSYTENRYLPPSPYPKTDPFEPFAIAAVELADEGLIVLGKVVTGTLAADLKVGMEMELTTMTLYTDDEGVERTTHAWRIA; from the coding sequence GTGCCAGCAGCATCTTCGCAACCCGCGATCGACGGGTGGTTCGCCACCGACGACGCCGGTGCCACCCACCTGATCGGCGGCAAGTGCACCCAGTGCGCCACGTACGTCTTCCCGCCCCGCGAGAACAACTGCCCCAACCCGGCCTGCGACAGCGACACCCTTGACCTGGTGCCACTGTCCCGCCGCGGGAAGGTGTGGAGTTACACGGAGAACCGGTACCTCCCGCCGTCGCCGTATCCCAAGACCGACCCGTTCGAGCCGTTCGCGATCGCCGCGGTCGAGCTGGCCGACGAAGGCCTGATCGTGCTCGGAAAGGTCGTCACGGGCACCCTCGCCGCCGATCTCAAGGTCGGTATGGAGATGGAGCTGACCACCATGACGCTCTACACCGACGACGAGGGCGTCGAGCGCACCACCCACGCCTGGAGGATCGCATGA